The following nucleotide sequence is from Chitinispirillales bacterium.
AATTTTATCAACCGTTCCCTAACATCTTTAATATTTTGAAAAAGTTTATCATTTATTCTTTTTCGAGTTTCTTTAGTTTTATGTTAAATAAAGTAATCTTCTTGTAGCCATTTCCAAGTAGCGCCGCTTTGTAAATTCCAAAACGAAAATTGTTTTTCCAGTTCTTCGTCCGATATATCAATTTTCTCTAAACTATTATCTTTTTGGGTGTAATTTAAAGCATTATAGACACTAATATCTTTGTCTTTTATTACAAAAATTACAGGAGAATTATCAAAAGACCAAACTTTTTTGTGAATATCGGTCTCTATTTCTTCGTTGTTTTCATTTGTCAGATCAAAAAATAAAATAAATGGTTGTTTGTTAAAAACATAAATAGCATCTGGTTTAATCAGTTCCAATTTTTTTTGAACATCAAAATGCAATAATACATCAAATTTGTTTTCCTTATTTATAAAAAAAACGGCACCTGAATCTTTTAATTCAAGTTGGGCAAGCAGATTATCTAAGTTCTTTTTTCCCATTCTTATAATATATTCTCCGTTTTTTTGTTTAACTTTTCTCAAATCTCTTTTGCTTATCATTTATCAGATTATCGCTAACATTATTTCGATGAAAATCATATCTGCTTTTCATCGTTCGCTAAATATATCAGCAGAGAAAATACCAAACAAATTACGGTTACGAGCCAAGCGTTATCCAAATTGTTCAGCAGTTTTGTTATATACCTTACGGCATACGTGGATAAAAAACCTATTCCGAACGCATAAACGAAAACATAAACGGCGAAACGAATAATAACGTTCATATTATGCGTAATTTTTTTTGCCGCCTTGCCTATGTATATTCCATAGATG
It contains:
- a CDS encoding DUF3392 domain-containing protein, coding for MLHEIITINGVQILDYVANWLRSHTVSVSVAIVTTTIAIYGIYIGKAAKKITHNMNVIIRFAVYVFVYAFGIGFLSTYAVRYITKLLNNLDNAWLVTVICLVFSLLIYLANDEKQI